In Mesorhizobium sp. J428, the genomic window CCGCGGATGCCTGCCGGTCATGTCAGCTTCCCCGAGGTTGACGAACTGCGCGCCCGCACACTGGCCATGGGACCGAACGCGGGCGCCGGAGAGCGGGGCACGATCCTAGCGCTGCTCGGCTCCATCGAGCGCGCGGAGCTTCTGATCCGCCGCATCGACGCCGAGCGCAAGTCGGTCAACCGGCAGACCGTGGTGGCCCGCGCCGCCGCCCGCAAGGAGAACCGCGAACGGCCGATGGATGAGGGCACGCTGTCTCCTGTTCCGGCCGAATGATCGACTGAAGCGATGGTGTTGCCGCCAACAGGCGGCGACACCATATTGCGACAGCCAGATCGGAGCCGGGTTCCCTGACCTTCAATGGCACCGAACCCGGAGAGGCTTATGAGCGTCGGTCTGATCGCCCTTCTCGACGATGTTGCGGCACTCGCCAAGGCGGCGGCCGCCTCGCTCGATGATGTGGCAAGTCAAGCAGCACAGGCCAGCACAAAAGCCGCAGGCGTCGTGATAGACGACGCGGCCGTGACGCCGCGATACGTCACCGGCTTCTCCCCCGCGCGCGAACTGCCCATCATCTGGAAGATCGCGCTCGGCTCGCTCCGGAACAAGCTGCTCTTCCTTCTGCCGGCCGCCCTCGCGTTGAGCCTGCTCGTGCCGCAGGCGATCACGCCCCTGCTCATGCTCGGCGGCCTCTATCTCTGTTACGAAGGTACGGAAAAGATCTACGAGCTTATCCTCCCGCATGCCGCCCATGCGCAGGAGGCCGAGATCGAGGGAGCGTCGCTCGACGCCCAGACATTCGAGGACCAGAAGGTGGCGGGTGCGATCAGAACGGACTTCATTCTCTCGGCCGAGATCATGACCATCACACTGGGCTCCGTGCCGGATGCCGGGCTGCCGACGCAGGCGGCGGTGCTGGCCGTGGTCGGCATCCTGATCACAATCGGCGTTTACGGCGTCGTGGCGCTGATCGTGAAAGTCGACGACCTCGGACTGATGCTGGCACGCGGCTCGTTGCGCTCGCCCCTGGCCGGGCTGGCGCGTGCCGTCGGTCGCGGGCTGGTGCAGGGTATGCCCTATTTCCTGAAGCTGCTTGGAATGATCGGCACTGCCGCGATGATCTGGGTGGGCGGCGGCATCGTCCTTCACGGGTTCGAACAATATGGCTACGGCTGGCTGAGCCATATCCTGCACGACGTCGGCGAGATGGCCGCACTGGCTGTTCCCGGCATCGGCGCTGTCGTGTCCTGGCTGGTTCAGGCCGCAGGCGCCGGCCTCACGGGCATCGCGATCGGCGCGGTCGCGATTGCCGCCGCGAGCCTGCTGGTGTCGCCGATCCGTCGTTGGGCCCGGGCGCGTGCCGGGTAAATTCGCCGGCACCGCGTTCCGCTGACCGGCCCGGCCGGCGCCCGATCGAAGAGCGATCTCAGGTTTCGGCTTTCCGGGAACCATTCCTTAGCCCGTGCGTTTTCTCCGTTCGACCGGACCATGGGAGGATGTCATGCAACCGATGTTGCGGAGCTTCCTGGCCGAAATTTCGGCCAGCTGGCTGAGAACCACAAAGCGCAAGCCGTTCCAGGCGACATCGATCGGCGGCGAGCAGGAGAGCGTCGGGCCGAAGGATCGACAGCCGACGCCGTCGCGGCGGTCTCAGACCGCATGCTACGTACCGCCGCCACCGCGCAGCGACGATATTGCTTCGAACATGTAGAGCCTGCAGGCAAGCTCACGCAGTCTAGATCTCGGCAAGTTTCGATCCGACCCGGTCGCGGCCTTCCGTGATGACCACCTCGACGGCAGCCGCCGCCTCATCCTCATCCTTTCGCAGGATGGCTCGCGCTATCCTGCGGTGCTTGTCTGCGGAACTGGACTGTCGTGCAGCTTCGCCGAAGGGGGAGCTGAGGCGGAAGCTGGTCACCAGGGCCGCCTCCACCAACGTGCCGACCGAATACATGAACGGGTTCTTGGACGCCTCGGCCAGCGCCATGTGGAAGGCCAGGTCGGCTAAAGCGAACTCCTCCAGCGACCTGGCGTTCTCCATCGCGTCGGCATGCGCGAGCATCTGTTCGACATCCTTTGGCGTCGCATGGCGGCAGGCGAGGCGCGCGGCGTAGGGCTCGAAGGCGAGCCGCATCTCGGCGAGATGGGTCATGAACCGGCTGTCGGCGCCGTTGTCGAGGTGCCAGCGCAGGATGTCGGCGTCGAAGTAGTTCCAGGTCGACTTGTCCGTGACGCGTGTCCCGATGCGGGCCTTCGCGACGATCATGCCCTTGGCGGCCAGCGTCTTCATCGCCTCGCGCAGCACGGTGCGTGACACGCCGAAGCGGGCGGCGAGCTCGAAGTCTCCCGGTAGGGTTGAGCCGCGCGGATAGTCGCCGCCGACGATCGCCCGCCCGAGCGCGTCCACCACCAGCGCGTGGCTGTTGCGGACGCGTTCGCCGGTAATCGCCGCCTTGAGCATGGCTCAGGCCTTCCCGCCGGGAATGACGGCGCGGCGCCGGTCGGCGAGGCCGAGCAGCGCCTTCTGCAGCACGATGAAGACGAGCAGAAGCGCGCCGATGACGATCTTGGTCCACCAGCTCGACAACGTTCCGTCGAAGATGATGTAGGTCTGGATCAGCCCCATGATCAGAACGCCTATGAGAGTGCCCGCGACGAAACCGCTGCCGCCCGTCAGCAACGTTCCCCCGATGACGACGGCCGCGATCGCGTCGAGCTCGACGCCCACCGCCGCCAGCGAATAGCCGGCCGAGGTGTAGAGGGAAAAAACGATTCCCGACAGCCCCGCGAGAAACCCCGACAGCGCATAGATGGCAACCGTGGTGCGCGCCACCGGCACGCCCATCAGCCGCGCCGTCTGTGCCCCGCCGCCGAGCGCGAAGACATTAGCTCCGAAGCGGGTGCGGTGGGCGAGAAGGATGCCGGCGGCGAAGACCAGGAGCATCAGGCCGCCGATCAGCGTCAGTCGCCCCTTGCCGGGCATCAGCCAGTAGAGCGTCTGCAGCCAGTCGTAGAAGGGATGCGAGATCGGCACCGAGTCGACCGACAGCACATAGGCGAGGCCGCGGGCCAGGAACATGCCGGCGAGCGTGACGATGAAGGGCGGCATCTGCAGGACATGGATGATCAGTCCCATCGCCGCACCGAACAAAGTGGTGAGCGCGAGCAGCACGGCGAACACGGCCAGCGGATGCAGGCCGGTATCGCGCAGCATCACCGCGATGAACACGCCGGCAAAGGCGATCACCGAGCCGACCGAGAGGTCGATGCCGCCCGACAGGATGACGAAGGTCATGCCGACCGCGGCGATGCCGAGAAAGGCATTGTCGGTCAGGAGATTGCCGGCAACCCGTGTCGACAGCATCGCCGGGAACTGGATGTAGCAGATGGCATAGGCGAGCGCGAAGATCAGCACCGTCGCGGCGAGCGGCAGGAAGCGGGGGTTCATCGCCTGTCTCCCCTGTGGGCGAACAGGAGTGCGGCGCCCTGCAGTGCCGGGGACTGAAGCACGAGGATGGCGAGCACGATACATGCCTTGATGACGAGATTGAACTCGGGCGGGAAGCCGGCGACCAGGATGCCGGTGTTGACCGCCTGGATGATCATCGCCCCGATCAGCGAGGCGATCAGCGAGAAGTGGCCGCCGAGCAGCGAGGTCCCGCCGACGACGACGGCGAGGATGGCGTCGAGTTCGAGGAACAGGCCCGCATTGTTGGCGTCCGCGCCGCGGATGTCGGCGGCGACGATGATGCCGGCCATCGCCGCGCACAGACCCGACACCATGTAGGCCGTGACGATGAGCAGTCTTGCGTTCACGCCGGCCAGCATCGAGGCGCGCCGGTTGATGCCGACGGCTTCGATCAGCATGCCGAGCGCGGTGCGCCGCACGATCAGCGTCGCCAGCAGGCCGGCGCAGATCCAGATCACCACCGGCGTCGGCAGCCAGAAAAGCGAGCCTGAGCCGATCGAGGCGAGGCCGGCATGGTTGAAGGTGAGGATCATGCCTTCGGTGATCAGCTGCGCGATGCCGCGCCCGGCGACCATCAGGATCAGCGTCGCGACGATCGGTTGGATGCCAAGCACTGCGACCAGCAGCCCGTTCCACAGACCGCACAGCAGCCCCGCGCCGAGCGCGATCACCAGCGTCGCGGGCAAGCCGTAGCCCTGGGTGATGCAGCTCGCCGCGATCGCGCCGCAGATCGCCATCACCGCGCCGACGGAGAGGTCGATGCCGCCGGTGGCGATGACCAGCGTCATGCCGATGGCGAGCAGCGCCACCGGCGCGCCGCGGTTGAGGATGTCGATCGGGCTGCCGTAGAGCCGGCCATTGGCGAAGGAGATATCGAAGAAGCCGGGGAAGACGACGCCGATCATCGCCACCACCACGGCCAGCGTGAGGAGCTGCGGCGCGACCCGCCGCCCGAAGCGCGCGAGCGTCCCGTTCATGCGCTGGTCTCCGGGCTGGGCGACGGCTTGGCAATGGCTGCTACGATGCTGTCGGTGGTGATCTCCTCGCCAACGAGTTCGGCGACATGCACCCGGTCGCGCACCACGATCACGCGGTGGCTGTAGGTGACGAGCTCGTCGAGCTCGGACGAGATGACGAGCAGCGACATGCCGCCGGCACACAGTTCCTCGATCATGCGGATGATCTCGGCATGCGCGCCGACGTCGATGCCGCGTGTCGGCTCGTCGAGGATCAGGAAGTCGGGATTGGTGGCAAGCCAGCGGGCGAGCAGCGCCTTCTGCTGGTTGCCGCCCGACAATTGCCCGATCGGCTTTTCGGCGTCGGGCGTGCGGATGTCGAGCTTGCGGATATAGTCGTCGGCCATCTCGCGCTGGCGGCGCAGCGGCACGGGCTGCATCCAGCCCTGGCGGGCCTGCAAGGCGAGCACGATATTCTCGCGCACGCTCATGTCGCCGATGATGCCGCTGGTCTTGCGGTCTTCCGGCGAGAAGCCGAAGCCGGCGGCGATCGCCTCGCGCGGGGAGGCGAGCCTCAGCGGCTTGCCGTCCTTGCTCACGGTGCCGCCGTCACGAGGTGCTGCGGCGAAGATCAGCTCGGCCGTCTCGGTCCGACCCGAGCCGAGCAGGCCGGCGACGCCCACAACCTCGCCGCGATAGATGGAGAGGTCGAAGGGCGCGATGACGCCGGCGCGGCCGGTTCCCTTGAAGGCGATACGCGGCTGCGCGGCATAATCGAAGCCGCCCCGGCCGCGGTCGCGGGTCTCCTCCGACAGCTCGCGGCCGAGCATCATGTTGATGAGCTGGGTGCGGTCGAGCGTTGCCGCCTCGCGCACGCCGACAAGCTTGCCGTTGCGCAGCACGGTGATGCGGTCGGAGATATCGAACACCTGGTCGAGGAAATGCGAGATAAACACGATGCCGAGTCCCTCGGCGCGCAGCGAGCGCACGACGTCGAACAGCATCCGAACCTCGTCGCGGTCGAGGCTGGCCGTCGGCTCGTCGAGGATCAGCACCTTGCCCGAGAGCGACACGGCGCGCGCAATGGCGATGATCTGCTGGACGGCCACCGAATAGCTATCGAGCGAGCGCGAGACGTCGAGCGTAAGGCCATAGCGCGACAGCATCTCGCGTGCCGCCCGGTTGGTTTCGCGCCGCGAGACAAGGCCGAATCTGCGCGGCTGGCGGCCTAGCAAAAGGTTGTCCGCAACGGTGAGGTTGGGCAGGAGGTTGACCTCCTGGTAGACCGTGCCGATGCCGAGCCGCTGTGCCTCCAGCGTGTCGCGCGGGTCGATCGAGGCGCCGTCGAGCAGGATGTCGCCGCCGTCGCGGCGATAGGCGCCGGTCAGGCACTTGATGAGCGTGGACTTGCCGGCACCGTTCTCGCCGAGCAGCGCATGCACCTCGCCCGCCCTGAGGTCGAAGTCGACCCCGTCCAGCGCCCGCGTGCCGGGAAATGTCTTGCTGAGGCCGACTGCGGCGAGCAGCGTTGGGGTCTCTCCGTCAGCCACAATATCAATCCCAACTAACGTTCAACCGAGAAAATAGCCTATCCGCACGGCAAAGCACCCCCCCTCACCGTCACGCTTCGCGCCAACCCGGGCGAGCCGCTTGTCTCGCCCGTCCTTCGGACCCCCCTGCCCGGGGGAGAGGTGTCGCCAATCGCCGGAGCTGCCACTTCTCGCCCCCACGCAGTGGGGGAGAGGTGGATCGGGCGAAGCCCGAGACGGTGAGGGGGCTGCGCCAATCGTTCGGGTTGAGGCTCAGTAGCCGAGACCCTTGCGAGCCTCGTATTCCTTCGCCGGGTCGTCCTTCTGGGTGTAGAGCTTGGACTCGGTCTGAATGAACTTCGGCGGAACGGTGCCGCTGTCCTTGAACGCCTTCAACGCGTCGAAGGCGGGGCCGGCCATGTTGGGCGTCAGCTCGACGGTGGCGTTCGCCTCGCCTGCCGCCATCGCCTGGAAGATGTCCGGCACGGCGTCGATCGACACGACGAGGATGTCGGTGCCGGGCTTGAGGCCGGCTTCCTTGATCGCCTGGATCGCGCCGACCGCCATGTCGTCATTGTGGGCGTAGAGCGCGCAGATGTTCTTGCCGCCGTTCTCTGCCTTGAGGAAGCTTTCCATCACTTCCTTGCCCTTGGCGCGGGTGAAGTCGCCGGTCTGGCTGCGGATGATCTTGATATTGGCGGCACCTGCGATGCCCTGTTCGAAGCCCTTCTTGCGGTCGATGGCCGGCGACGAGCCGGTCGTGCCCTGCAGCTCGACGACGTTGCAATCCTTGCCGGCGACGGTGTCGACCAGCCACTTGCCCGCGACTTCGCCCTCGTGGACCAAGTCCGAGCCGACGGCGGTCAGGTACAGGTCCTTGTCGGAATCGACCATGCGGTCGAGCAGGACGACGGGGATGTCGGCTTCCTTGGCTTCCTTCAGCACCGCGTCCCAGCCCGTAGCGACCACGGGCGCCACGAGGATGGCGTCGACGCCCTGCGCGATGAAGCTGCGCAGCGCCTTGATCTGGTTCTCCTGCTTCTGCTGTGCGTCGGAAAACTTCAGGTCGATGCCGCGTTTCTCGGCTTCCTGCTTGGTCAGCGTGGTTTCGGCGGCGCGCCAGCCGGACTCGGATCCGATCTGCGAGAAGCCGATCGTCTGCGCCAGCGCGGCAGACGACAGGATGGTCATGGACGCGAGCAGGCTCGCGCCAAGAAGGGTCTTGGCAAACATGGATTTCCTCCCAAACGAGGGCGCATCGGCAGCCCGCGCAGAGAAAAATCATACAATAATACTTTTGTAAACCGCGGAATTCGCCTATGCCTCTGCGGGAAGGCCGACGAGCCCGATTCAGGAGGAAGTGCCGCATGCTCATCTCGCAGGTCGGGAACCCCGACGGGTCGATCATGGTCGTCGCCCGCGAGGGTGGTGACGCCCATGCCGTGAGGGGCGTGCGCAGCGCCTACGAGCTGGTGCGGGACTGCATCCGCTCCGGTCGCGCCGATCTTGCCGCGCATGTCGCTCAGCTCGGCTTCGGCCAGGCGGTTGACCTCGAGGCGGCGCTGGCGGAAGGCCGGCTTCTGCCGCCGCTGACGCATCCCGACCCGTCGCACCTGCACCTGACAGGCACGGGACTGACTCACCTCGGTTCGGCCGCCACCCGGGATGCGATGCACCAGAAGGCGGGCGCCGCCGAGGAGACGCTTACCGACTCCATGAAGATGTTCCGCATGGGCCTGGAGGGTGGCAAGCCGGCAAACGGCGCGGCCGGCGTGCAACCGGAATGGTTCTACAAGGGCAACGGCGCCAACCTCGCGGCACCCGGCGGCGCGCTCACCTCGCCCTTCTTTGCCGAGGACGGCGGCGAGGAGCCCGAGATCGCCGGCATCTACGTCATCGGCGACGACGGCACGCCCTTCCGCGTCGGCTTCGCGCTGTCGAACGAGTTCTCCGACCATGTGATGGAGCGGCGCAACTATCTCTACCTGGCCCATTCGAAACTGCGGCCGGCCTCCTTTGGTCCGGAGATCCGCATCGGCGCGCCGCCTGCCGACATCCGCGGTGTCTCGCGGATCCGACGCGCCGGCGAGGTGATCTTCGAGAAGCCGTTCCTGTCGGGGGAGGAGAACATGTCGCATTCGTTCGCCAATCTCGAGCATCATCACTTCAAGTATGCGCTGTTCCGGATGCCCGGGGATATCCATGTCCACATGTTCGGCACGGCGACGCTGTCCTTCGCCGACGGGGTGAGGACTGAAGTAGGCGACGAGTTCGAGATCGAGGCGCCTGATTTCGGCCTGCCGCTGCGCAACCGACTTGCCCTGGAACCCATCCCGCCGGCGGCGAGGATGGACGTGCGGGCACTCTGAAAGGCTGACGAAGATGACGTTCCGCAAGGCCGAATGGCCGCGCAAGCTGAGGTCGCAGCACTGGTACGGCGGCACCTCGCGCGACACGATCTATCACCGCGGCTGGCTGAAGAACCAAGGCTATCCGCACGACCTGTTCGACGGAAGGCCGGTGATCGGCATCCTCAACACCTGGTCGGACCTGACGCCCTGCAACGGCCATCTGCGCGAGCTCGCCGAGAAGGTGAAGGCCGGCGTGTGGGAGGCGGGCGGATTCCCGGTCGAGGTGCCGGTGTTCTCCGCGTCGGAGAACACGTTCCGTCCGACGGCGATGATGTTCCGCAACCTCGCGGCCCTTGCCGTCGAGGAGCAGATGCGCGGCCAGCCGATCGACGGCGCGGTGCTGATGGTGGGCTGCGACAAGACCACGCCGTCGCTCTTGATGGGAGCGGCGTCGACCGACATCCCCTCGATCGTCGTCACCGGCGGGCCGATGCTGAACGGCTATTTCCGCGGCGAGCGCGTCGGCTCCGGCACGCATCTGTGGAAGTTTTCGGAAGCGGTGAAGGCCGGCGAGATGACGCAGGCGGAGTTCCTGGAAGCCGAGGCGTCGATGAGCCGCTCGACCGGCACCTGCAACACGATGGGCACGGCCTCGACCATGGCCTCGATGGCGGAGGCTCTCGGTATGGCGCTGTCCGGCAACGCGGCCATTCCCGCCGTCGACTCGCGCCGCCGGGTGATGGCGCAGATGACCGGCCGCCGCATCGTCCAGATGGTGAAGGACGATTTGAAGCCGTCCGACATCCTGACCAAGGAGGCGTTCGAGAACGCCATCCGCACCAATGCGGCGATCGGCGGCTCGACCAATGCGGTGATCCATCTTCTGGCGATCGCCGGCCGCGTCGGCGTGGACCTGACGCTGGAGGACTGGGACCGCTGCGGCCGCGACGTGCCGACCATCGTCAACCTGATGCCGTCGGGCAAGTATCTGATGGAGGAGTTCTTCTACGCCGGAGGCCTGCCGGTCGTGCTCAAGCGGCTCGGCGAAGCGGGGCTGCTGCACAGGGACGCGCTGACCGTCTCCGGCGAGACGATGTGGGACGAGGTGAAGGACGTCGTCAACTGGAACGACGATGTGATCCTGCCGGCGGAGCAGGCGCTGACGCAGTCGGGCGGCATCGTGGTGGTCAAGGGCAACCTCGCGCCGAAGGGGGCGGTGCTGAAGCCGTCGGCCGCGACGCCGGAGCTGATGGTGCACCGAGGCCGCGCCGTCGTGTTCGAGGACATCGACGACTACAAGGCGAAGATCGAGGACGAGGCGCTCGACATCGACGAGACCTGCGTGATGGTGCTGAAGAACTGCGGACCGAAGGGCTATCCGGGCATGGCCGAGGTGGGCAATATGGGCCTGCCGCCGAAAGTGCTGCGCAAGGGCATCACCGATATGGTGCGCATCTCCGACGCCCGCATGTCGGGCACCGCCTACGGAACGGTCGTGTTGCACACCTCGCCAGAGGCAGCCGCAGGCGGGCCGCTGGCGGTGGTCCAGAATGGCGACATGATCTCGCTCGACGTGCCGAACCGCTCGCTGACGCTGGAGATTTCCGACGCAGAACTCGCCGCGCGGCTGGCCGCCTGGACGCCCTCGCACGAGAGGCCCGCCTCGGGCTATGCCTGGCTGCACCAGACGCATGTGGAAGGTGCAGATACGGGCGCAGATCTCGACTTCCTGAAGGGCTGCCGCGGCCGCGAGGTTGGCAAGGATTCGCACTGATGGACCAGCGCATGAAAATCGCCCTCGTCGGCATCGGCAAGATCGCGCTCGACCAGCACGTGCCGGCGATCGCCGCATCCGCGGACTGGAGGCTCGCCGCGACCTGCTCGCGCAACGGCTCGGTCGAGCATGTCCAGGCCTTCACCGATTTCGCAGCGCTGCTCGATGCGAGACCCGACATCAAGGTCGTCTCTCTGTGCCTGCCGCCGGTGCCGCGCTTCGACTATGCGGCGATGGCGCTGGAGGCCGGGCGGCACGTGATGCTCGAAAAGCCGCCGGGCGCGACGCTGGCCGAGGTGCATGCGCTGCAGGCGATGGCCGCCGCGAAGGGACTGACGCTCTTCGCCACCTGGCACTCGCGCATGGCGCATGCGGTGGCGCCGGCGAAGGCGTGGCTCGCGGGCAGAACGGTCAGCCGGGCGCACATCACCTGGCGCGAGGACGTGCGCAAGTGGCATCCCGGGCAGGACTGGGTGTTCGAGCCGGGCGGCATGGGCGTCTTCGATCCGGGCATCAACGCGCTGTCCATCCTGACCGAGATCCTGCCGAAGCCGGTTCACCTTACCCGGGCGGAGCTGGAGTTCCCGGCCAACCGCGACACGCCGATCGCGGCAAGGCTCAGCTTCTCCGGCAACGTCACCGCCGACTTCGACTGGCGCCAGGAAGGTCCGCAGACCTGGGACATCGAGATCGAGACGGACGGCGGACGGCTCGCGCTGCGCATGGGCGGCAATGTGCTGGAGATCGACGGCAAGGCGGCGGGGGGCGAGAACACGATCATGGGCGAGTATCCGGCGCTCTATGCGCGGATGGCCGAACTCGTGCGGCAGGGCGCTTCCGATGTGGACCTCGCCCCGATGGTCCATGTCGCCGACGCGCTGACGCTCGGCCGGCGGGTCGCCGTCGCACCCTTCGAATTCTGACCTGCTGGAAGACTTTGCCATGACCCGTTCGCGAAGGGCGGATGAGGGGCATGGCGACAGCTTTCGAAAGTCGGCGCCGCCCCTCATCTGGCTGCCGGACATCGGGCGGGACCCGCTGCCTGCGGCAGCCCCCACCCGTTCTAAGCCTTTCGTCATGCCACTGGCATGACGAATCGCCTGTGGCGACCGGCTTCTCACCCCGTAAACGGGGAGAGAGACGCAGCTCTCCGGCCGCGCGAAATCGTCGACCGCAGCGGATTTTTCGCGGAAGAAGGTAGGATCGTTCTGGGGCATTCACCTCCCTGCACAGGGGCAGGACAGGAGCTGCTCAGGACGTGTCATGCAGTTCGACCGGCACGGCGGCGGCGAGTGCAAGTCTCTCGATGAACGCGTCGAGGCCGTGGATCGCGTTGCCCTCGTTGCCGGCCTCGTCGGAGGCCTGCCCTTGGTGCAGGAACGACAGGCGGCACAGATGCGCCGCGATGGCTTGCATGTAGTGCGCAAATGCCCTGAGCGAATCGGCAATGTCCTCGGCATCGAAGGGATTGCTGCCGAAGCCGACCGGCATCAGGACGGGCGTCCAGGGCCTGCGGGCGGAACTGCGCAGCGTGCCCTCGACATAGGCGCTAAGCAGCGCATTGGCCTGCCAGGCGGCCCACAGCACGCACCAGCGGACCCAGAACGAGCGGCTGGCAGCCTGTTCGGCCATGTCGGCGATCGAGAACAGGCGCATGACGATCCTCGCCTTTAACGCCTGTTCCCTCCCCGCCTTCGCCCTCCAGCCCATCGCCGGCTCCCGTTTGACCGATCACAGTGTGGTGCATTCTCGAAAGGTGGGGATGGAAAAATTTCGGGCGCCAATGGGAACAAGGGGTTAGCGGAGAGTGGGCAGAAATCGATCCATCGGATGGATGTCCCGGAACCGACCGCCGAGGCTCTCAAGACAGCGCTCCCCTCGCGCGATCGTCATCCCGGCGACCGGAGGTCAGCCGGGATCGATTGACCGTGGCGGGTTCGCGCCGACCCTTTTCTTGCGACCGTGGGGTGTTTTCAGCGTGTAACCGGAGAGAGGAATGGATCCCGGGTCGCCTCCGGCGCCCGGGAAGACGGTCGCGTGGGAGGGCGTTGCGCGGAGCGTGCGAGACAGGCGGCTGGCCTCTCCAAGGGACCATGTGAAGCATGGAGGAGGGGCGTGTGGAATAGGGAGGGGGTGGAGGGGCGGTGCAGGGATTACCTCGCCTGCCGCGCCTGTGCCTTCGGCTTGTCCGGCTCGTCGTCGATGAGGATCCGTTCGCCGGCGCCGTCGAGGTCTTCGTACTGGCCGCTGCGCAGTGCCCAGAGGAAGGCGACCAGGGCCAGGCCGCCGAGGAAGAGCGCGACGGGGATTAGGTAGAGGAGGGTGCTCATGCCGGCCTCGTCGCCCGGATGACCAGGTCCGAACCGACCTCCTGCCGCGCCTTGCGGCGCGGAAGCGGTGCGAGGCGGAGTGCGTTGGCGATGACGATGATCGACGAGGCCGACATGGCGACGGCGGCGATCAGCGGCGTGACGTAGCCCAGGATGGCGATCGGCACGGCGAAGGCGTTGTAGAGGATGGCGATCGCGATGTTCTGGCGGATGAGCCGTCCGGCCC contains:
- a CDS encoding DUF808 domain-containing protein, which encodes MSVGLIALLDDVAALAKAAAASLDDVASQAAQASTKAAGVVIDDAAVTPRYVTGFSPARELPIIWKIALGSLRNKLLFLLPAALALSLLVPQAITPLLMLGGLYLCYEGTEKIYELILPHAAHAQEAEIEGASLDAQTFEDQKVAGAIRTDFILSAEIMTITLGSVPDAGLPTQAAVLAVVGILITIGVYGVVALIVKVDDLGLMLARGSLRSPLAGLARAVGRGLVQGMPYFLKLLGMIGTAAMIWVGGGIVLHGFEQYGYGWLSHILHDVGEMAALAVPGIGAVVSWLVQAAGAGLTGIAIGAVAIAAASLLVSPIRRWARARAG
- a CDS encoding FadR/GntR family transcriptional regulator; amino-acid sequence: MLKAAITGERVRNSHALVVDALGRAIVGGDYPRGSTLPGDFELAARFGVSRTVLREAMKTLAAKGMIVAKARIGTRVTDKSTWNYFDADILRWHLDNGADSRFMTHLAEMRLAFEPYAARLACRHATPKDVEQMLAHADAMENARSLEEFALADLAFHMALAEASKNPFMYSVGTLVEAALVTSFRLSSPFGEAARQSSSADKHRRIARAILRKDEDEAAAAVEVVITEGRDRVGSKLAEI
- the yjfF gene encoding galactofuranose ABC transporter, permease protein YjfF gives rise to the protein MNPRFLPLAATVLIFALAYAICYIQFPAMLSTRVAGNLLTDNAFLGIAAVGMTFVILSGGIDLSVGSVIAFAGVFIAVMLRDTGLHPLAVFAVLLALTTLFGAAMGLIIHVLQMPPFIVTLAGMFLARGLAYVLSVDSVPISHPFYDWLQTLYWLMPGKGRLTLIGGLMLLVFAAGILLAHRTRFGANVFALGGGAQTARLMGVPVARTTVAIYALSGFLAGLSGIVFSLYTSAGYSLAAVGVELDAIAAVVIGGTLLTGGSGFVAGTLIGVLIMGLIQTYIIFDGTLSSWWTKIVIGALLLVFIVLQKALLGLADRRRAVIPGGKA
- a CDS encoding ABC transporter permease, whose product is MNGTLARFGRRVAPQLLTLAVVVAMIGVVFPGFFDISFANGRLYGSPIDILNRGAPVALLAIGMTLVIATGGIDLSVGAVMAICGAIAASCITQGYGLPATLVIALGAGLLCGLWNGLLVAVLGIQPIVATLILMVAGRGIAQLITEGMILTFNHAGLASIGSGSLFWLPTPVVIWICAGLLATLIVRRTALGMLIEAVGINRRASMLAGVNARLLIVTAYMVSGLCAAMAGIIVAADIRGADANNAGLFLELDAILAVVVGGTSLLGGHFSLIASLIGAMIIQAVNTGILVAGFPPEFNLVIKACIVLAILVLQSPALQGAALLFAHRGDRR
- a CDS encoding sugar ABC transporter ATP-binding protein; the protein is MADGETPTLLAAVGLSKTFPGTRALDGVDFDLRAGEVHALLGENGAGKSTLIKCLTGAYRRDGGDILLDGASIDPRDTLEAQRLGIGTVYQEVNLLPNLTVADNLLLGRQPRRFGLVSRRETNRAAREMLSRYGLTLDVSRSLDSYSVAVQQIIAIARAVSLSGKVLILDEPTASLDRDEVRMLFDVVRSLRAEGLGIVFISHFLDQVFDISDRITVLRNGKLVGVREAATLDRTQLINMMLGRELSEETRDRGRGGFDYAAQPRIAFKGTGRAGVIAPFDLSIYRGEVVGVAGLLGSGRTETAELIFAAAPRDGGTVSKDGKPLRLASPREAIAAGFGFSPEDRKTSGIIGDMSVRENIVLALQARQGWMQPVPLRRQREMADDYIRKLDIRTPDAEKPIGQLSGGNQQKALLARWLATNPDFLILDEPTRGIDVGAHAEIIRMIEELCAGGMSLLVISSELDELVTYSHRVIVVRDRVHVAELVGEEITTDSIVAAIAKPSPSPETSA
- the ytfQ gene encoding galactofuranose ABC transporter, galactofuranose-binding protein YtfQ — its product is MFAKTLLGASLLASMTILSSAALAQTIGFSQIGSESGWRAAETTLTKQEAEKRGIDLKFSDAQQKQENQIKALRSFIAQGVDAILVAPVVATGWDAVLKEAKEADIPVVLLDRMVDSDKDLYLTAVGSDLVHEGEVAGKWLVDTVAGKDCNVVELQGTTGSSPAIDRKKGFEQGIAGAANIKIIRSQTGDFTRAKGKEVMESFLKAENGGKNICALYAHNDDMAVGAIQAIKEAGLKPGTDILVVSIDAVPDIFQAMAAGEANATVELTPNMAGPAFDALKAFKDSGTVPPKFIQTESKLYTQKDDPAKEYEARKGLGY
- the araD1 gene encoding AraD1 family protein — translated: MLISQVGNPDGSIMVVAREGGDAHAVRGVRSAYELVRDCIRSGRADLAAHVAQLGFGQAVDLEAALAEGRLLPPLTHPDPSHLHLTGTGLTHLGSAATRDAMHQKAGAAEETLTDSMKMFRMGLEGGKPANGAAGVQPEWFYKGNGANLAAPGGALTSPFFAEDGGEEPEIAGIYVIGDDGTPFRVGFALSNEFSDHVMERRNYLYLAHSKLRPASFGPEIRIGAPPADIRGVSRIRRAGEVIFEKPFLSGEENMSHSFANLEHHHFKYALFRMPGDIHVHMFGTATLSFADGVRTEVGDEFEIEAPDFGLPLRNRLALEPIPPAARMDVRAL